AAAGGCATCTTTTAAATCTAAAGTTCCATAAACAGCATTATTCGCATTGCTTAAGGATTGTTTAGAATTAAATACTATTTTTCCTTCATCTTGAAAGGTTCTATTTGTAACACCAGTTATGTTATCCAACGCACTTGTTAAGGTAACAGTTTTAAAAGTTGATCCTGGTGGATATAATCCAGAGGTTGCTCTATTTATAAGTGGGCTATTGTCTGCTGTACCTGCATTGGCTGCTTTCATTGAACTCTCTAAATCATTAGGATTATATGTTGGTTTTGAAACCATTGCAAGTACTTCTCCAGTTTTAGGATTCAATGCAACTACGGCCCCCTTGTTATTTCCAAGAGCATCATATGCTACCTTTTGGAGCGTAGAATCAAGTGTTGTTATAACCCCATTTCCAACTTTAATTTCATCTTCTTTTCTATTTTGAAACATTTCTTTTAATTTATCCTTACTAAAATCTTTAGTTAAATTTAAAATGTTATCTGTAATTTTATTATGAGTTGTTAATTCACTATCATAATTTGCCTCTAATCCTGTTAATCCATATCTTGGATCTACATATCCCAAAGCATGAACATATAAGTCTCCATTAACATAAGTCCTTTTTTGTGTAAGCGCATCTACTCTTGCACTTGTTGTTAATGCATTTTTATTTCTATCATATATAGTTCCTCTTAAAACTTCATTTCTTTTTGCCCAAAGTCTTTGATTTCCTTGTCCCTCTGCTATGTTAGGTGCTGAAAAAACTTGAAAATATGCAATATATGATATAAGAGCTACAAAGCAAAAGAGAAAAACTACCATTACTTGTTTTATACTATTAGAAATATTTTTCAAATTTTAGCCCTCCTCTGATATCTTTTGAAGTATTGCCAGTGCAAAGAACATACTTAATATGGAAGATCCACCATAGCTAATAAGAGGTAATGTAATTCCCGTAAGTGGTATTAATGCAAACACTCCTCCAATTATAACTAATACTTGGCAAGCTATCATAGCGCTTATCCCTATAGTACCAAGTTGTGAAAATCTATCTTGAACCCTAAAAGCTGCTCTCATTCCTCTATAGAAAAACAAGAAATAAATCATCATAATTCCAATAGCAAATACCATTCCTAGTTCTTCACAAATTACTGCAAAAATAAAATCTGAAGTATTAACTGGTACAAATCCTGGATAGCCCTCACCTAAGCCTGACCCCAGCATACCACCAGAAGAAATTGAATATAAACCTTGAACTATTTGATATCCTTCTGTATTTGAATATTCCCATGGGTTTCTCCAAATTAATATTCTTTGTCTTACATGTGGGAATAATTTATATGCAAGAAATGAACCAGCTATAAATAATACAAAAGTAATTACTACATATTTTTTCTTTCCAGTAGCAACATAAAGCATTGTTATTGCAATACCAAAAAATATTAAAGCTGAACCTAAATCTTTTTGCATAAACAAGCATCCCAATGAATACATGACTACTAATGCAGGTTGCCAAAGTTGTCTAAAGTCCTCTTTAATATTATTTTTATCTTCGTAATCTTTAAATGCGGCTGCAAGATAAATCACAAAACTGATTTTACCAAATTCAGATGGCTGGAATCCCATGCTTCCAATCATAACCCAGTTAGTTGCTCCATAGACTTCTTTTCCAAAAACTAATGCCATTGGCATAAAAATTAGTGTTATAATTAAATATATTTTTTTATATTTTGCAAAATCTCTTAAATCTCGAATTGCTACAACTAACGTAATAAATATAACAATGCCTGCTGTAAACCAAATTAATTGTTTAATTGCAACGCTAGTATCTAATCTATATAACACAGCCATGCCTATAACTGACAATATGCATGCAAATATAATTAAAAACTTATCTCCTTGTGGATAAAATTTTCTAACTAAAATTTGAGTGACTGTTAATAATACACATACTACCAATCCCATGTATATTGCACCCATATCAATAGGATCCTTTAATATAGCTATATTGGTAAAAAGAGCCATACATAAAAGATAAGTCAAAATTAATAGTTTTACCTCATCCTTTTTAATCTTCAATCTATATCACCTCGTTACGTTTATTTATTTTATATGTACACTTTTAATTTAGCATAGAACAAAAGTTGCTGTATACATTTTTTAATTCCCAGTAAACAATGATCGTATAATTTCCTATCCATTAAATAAACAAATAACAAATCCGTACCTAGCCTATTTTCTTTCATATGCCTTAATTTTTTGTAAGGCTCAGTGAAAGATGTATACTCCTCCACTGAGCCTAATTTGTCTGAATTCTTTAAGTTATGCTAGATATGCTTTACCTTAAAATTTTAAAAACTGCTGTTCCAATCTTTATTTCATCTTTATTAGTTAATTTCATTTTTCCACTTATTTTGTTTCCATTTAAATAAGTACCATTTGTGCTATTCAAATCTTCTATAATTAATGAATCATTCCTCACTATAATTTTAGCGTGATTTCCAGAGACATGTTGATCATATAAAGCAATTGAATTGCCATCGTTTCTACCTATTGTCAAATCTGATCTTATGGGGATAATGGATCCATCCTTTAAATCTTTGTTATTTCCCGAATTTATTATTTCTAATCCATAATTTCCTTTTGCTATAGGTAGTTTTCTCTTCTTACCACCATTTTTAACATCCTTATACATTATCTTCAGTGCATAGTATATTATTACATATAACATAATAATAAAAACTACTCCAAAAATTCCAGCAATCATTCTTGAAAAACTCATATTTTCACCTCAATATCTATTCCTGTATCATAGGCATCTGAAAAATTACTATTCAAACTATATGATATGTATTTTGCATTTACCTTATTAATGATTATACAACAAAAAATTAAGTCTGACACGTAAAATTCAGTTAAGAGTTAACAATGTACGGTCAATGCATGTTCAATTCACAATTCTCAATGCATAATTATGTAATAATTTCCTTTGGAAATTGAATTATTACATATAGAAATGTTTGATACCTACATTTCTTATTTTCCTTAATATTTTCAAATCTATTTATGGATTTGTTCCTTCATTGTGCATTGCACATTATCTCTAAATACTAATCATTAGAACAATATTTTTTTTAAATACTCTCCTGTATACGACGCTTCAACCTTACATAGTTCTTCTGGAGTTCCTGCTTTAATAAGAGTTCCTCCCTTATCTCCACCTTCTGGTCCTAAATCAATTAAATAGTCTGCACATTTTATGACGTCTAGATTATGTTCAATTACAACAACAGTATTTCCTGCTTCAACTAGCCTTTGAAGTATTTCTATTAATCTGCTAACATCATCTACATGTAATCCTGTTGTAGGCTCATCTAATATGTACAATGTCTTTCCTGTACTTCTTTTAGATAATTCAGATGCTAATTTTATTCTTTGAGCTTCTCCACCTGATAATTGAGTTGATGGTTGACCTAATCTAATATATCCAAGACCTACATCATTTAATGTTCTTAATTTATTTTCGATCCTAGGTATATTCTCAAAGAATTTCACTGATTCTTCAACTGTCATATTTAATATATCATCTATATTTTTGCCTTTGTATTTGACCTCTAGAGTTTCTCTATTGTATCTCTTCCCCTTGCAAACTTCACAAGGTACATATACATCAGATAAAAATTGCATTTCTATTTTTATAATTCCGTCACCAGAACAAGCCTCACATCTTCCACCTTTAACATTAAAACTAAATCTTCCGGGTTTATATCCCCTCATTTTAGCTTCCTGCGTTTGCGAGAAAAGTTCTCTAATTATATCAAATGTACCTGTATAAGTAGCTGGATTAGAACGTGGTGTTCTTCCTATCGGGCTTTGATTTATATCTATTATTTTATCTATATTCTCATGTCCAATTATTTCTTTATGTTTTCCTACGGGATTTTTACTTCTATTTACTATCTTATTTAATCCTTTATAAAGTATTTCATTTACTAAAGTACTTTTTCCAGAACCTGAAACTCCTGTAACTGCAGTTAATGTTCCAAGTGGAATTGTTATATTTATGTTTTTTAAGTTATTCTCTTTCGCCCCTATAACCTTTATACTTTGCCCATTACCTTTTTTTCTTATCTCAGGTATTTTAATTAATTTCTTTCCTGTTAAGTATTGACCTGTTATCGATTTTTCACATGCTTTAACTTCTTCGAGAGTTCCAGCAACTACTACTTCTCCTCCATGCTCTCCTGCACCAGGGCCAATATCAACAATATAGTCGGCTTCTTTTATGGTATCATCATCGTGTTCTACAACTATTACCGTATTCCCTACATCTCTTAAGTTTTTTAAAGTTTGTATTAGTCTATCATTATCTCTTTGATGCAAACCAATACTAGGTTCATCTAAAATATACAAAACACCCATAAGTGATGAACCTATTTGAGTTGCTAGTCTTATTCTTTGAGATTCTCCTCCTGATAAAGTTCCTGAATTTCTGCTTAAACTTAAATAATCTAGTCCTACATCCAATAAAAATTGTAATCTATTTCTGATCTCTTTAATAATTTGTTCACTAATAATTCTATTCTTTTCTGAAAATTCTATTCCATTTATAAAATCTAATTCTTCTCTTATTGGCATGCTTGCAAATTCAAATATATTTTTTTCACCAACAGTAACTGCTAATGCTTC
The DNA window shown above is from Clostridium beijerinckii and carries:
- a CDS encoding penicillin-binding protein, whose protein sequence is MKNISNSIKQVMVVFLFCFVALISYIAYFQVFSAPNIAEGQGNQRLWAKRNEVLRGTIYDRNKNALTTSARVDALTQKRTYVNGDLYVHALGYVDPRYGLTGLEANYDSELTTHNKITDNILNLTKDFSKDKLKEMFQNRKEDEIKVGNGVITTLDSTLQKVAYDALGNNKGAVVALNPKTGEVLAMVSKPTYNPNDLESSMKAANAGTADNSPLINRATSGLYPPGSTFKTVTLTSALDNITGVTNRTFQDEGKIVFNSKQSLSNANNAVYGTLDLKDAFKVSSNVVFGTLAMELGNDKLKTTAEKYGFNNTIDSEGFNITKSQFPTLKTVEVGSIAQTGIGQSSILATPMQMALISSTIANNGKMMEPTLVSKVIDKDGNIVKTIDSKVYKQVLSTTNAAIIKDYMKNLVDSKVNSSWTYFQGTNAAGKTGTADYVLPNGQNATPHSWFIGFAPADNPKIAVAVIVENGGYGSVAAAQVAGRVISSNK
- a CDS encoding cell division protein FtsW gives rise to the protein MKIKKDEVKLLILTYLLCMALFTNIAILKDPIDMGAIYMGLVVCVLLTVTQILVRKFYPQGDKFLIIFACILSVIGMAVLYRLDTSVAIKQLIWFTAGIVIFITLVVAIRDLRDFAKYKKIYLIITLIFMPMALVFGKEVYGATNWVMIGSMGFQPSEFGKISFVIYLAAAFKDYEDKNNIKEDFRQLWQPALVVMYSLGCLFMQKDLGSALIFFGIAITMLYVATGKKKYVVITFVLFIAGSFLAYKLFPHVRQRILIWRNPWEYSNTEGYQIVQGLYSISSGGMLGSGLGEGYPGFVPVNTSDFIFAVICEELGMVFAIGIMMIYFLFFYRGMRAAFRVQDRFSQLGTIGISAMIACQVLVIIGGVFALIPLTGITLPLISYGGSSILSMFFALAILQKISEEG
- a CDS encoding excinuclease ABC subunit UvrA, with product MKDKIIIKGAKVNNLKNVSLEIPRDKLVVFTGLSGSGKSSLAFDTLYAEGQRRYMESLSSYARQFLGQMDKPNVEYIEGLSPAISIDQKSTNKNPRSTVGTITEIYDYLRLLYARVGTPHCPKCGKEITQQSVDQIVDKIMNYGDKTKLQILSPIVKGRKGTHEKLLENIRKNGFTRARIDGQIYDLTEEEVKLDKNKKHNIEAVIDRIVIKEGIEGRLTESIEASLKIGEGLVIASVIGGHDTLFSENFACAECGISIGELAPRLFSFNAPFGKCDNCDGLGTLIEIDEKLVIPSTEISIMDGAVASWGNGRLKEDSWTYAILQSLVKEYGLDLNTPIKDLDKKHVELLLYGTKGKKLKVEYTKDGIKAVYNYAFDGEINSLNRRYRETNSDMIKNQIEQYMSDDFCPKCKGARLSDEALAVTVGEKNIFEFASMPIREELDFINGIEFSEKNRIISEQIIKEIRNRLQFLLDVGLDYLSLSRNSGTLSGGESQRIRLATQIGSSLMGVLYILDEPSIGLHQRDNDRLIQTLKNLRDVGNTVIVVEHDDDTIKEADYIVDIGPGAGEHGGEVVVAGTLEEVKACEKSITGQYLTGKKLIKIPEIRKKGNGQSIKVIGAKENNLKNINITIPLGTLTAVTGVSGSGKSTLVNEILYKGLNKIVNRSKNPVGKHKEIIGHENIDKIIDINQSPIGRTPRSNPATYTGTFDIIRELFSQTQEAKMRGYKPGRFSFNVKGGRCEACSGDGIIKIEMQFLSDVYVPCEVCKGKRYNRETLEVKYKGKNIDDILNMTVEESVKFFENIPRIENKLRTLNDVGLGYIRLGQPSTQLSGGEAQRIKLASELSKRSTGKTLYILDEPTTGLHVDDVSRLIEILQRLVEAGNTVVVIEHNLDVIKCADYLIDLGPEGGDKGGTLIKAGTPEELCKVEASYTGEYLKKILF